In Gimesia benthica, a single window of DNA contains:
- a CDS encoding ABC transporter ATP-binding protein: MLKLESVKKVYCKQQHEVVALDSTSIEIAQGEFAAIIGPSGSGKTTLLSMLGAMSAPSEGRILLDDVSIYDLPIEQRAEVRQNKIGFVFQTFNLVPYLTAIENVQVPMMLSQKFRTEQQERAEELLGTVGLQDRLHHKPSELSIGQQQRVALARMLANDPLIILADEPTGNLDPETRDQVLAFLRQFNEEGRTIIMVTHDLSAAECARRTLRLSEGRIQAGSDQNLLKTA, from the coding sequence ATGTTAAAGTTAGAATCTGTTAAAAAAGTATATTGTAAGCAACAGCACGAAGTGGTCGCGCTAGACTCGACCTCTATTGAAATCGCGCAAGGTGAGTTCGCTGCGATCATCGGTCCCAGCGGGAGCGGAAAAACGACGCTGCTCTCCATGCTGGGGGCAATGTCGGCCCCTTCTGAAGGCCGCATTCTGCTCGACGACGTATCAATTTATGATTTGCCGATTGAGCAGCGCGCTGAAGTCAGACAGAATAAGATTGGATTTGTCTTCCAGACATTCAATCTGGTGCCTTATCTGACCGCGATTGAAAATGTTCAGGTCCCTATGATGCTGTCACAAAAGTTTAGAACAGAGCAACAGGAGCGGGCGGAGGAATTGCTGGGCACGGTTGGGCTGCAGGATAGACTGCATCATAAACCGAGTGAACTCAGTATTGGTCAGCAACAGCGCGTCGCACTGGCTCGCATGCTGGCCAACGACCCGTTGATCATCCTCGCTGATGAACCGACAGGGAACCTTGATCCGGAGACCCGTGATCAGGTTCTTGCTTTCCTGCGTCAATTCAATGAGGAAGGTCGCACGATCATCATGGTAACACATGATTTGTCTGCTGCGGAGTGTGCCCGCAGAACCTTACGTCTTTCTGAAGGTCGCATCCAGGCAGGTTCAGACCAGAATCTGTTGAAAACAGCTTAA
- a CDS encoding ABC transporter permease — MTMRTIIWKEMKERPTALIASLLAIILSVTALVAIRNVTIFSEQEVAGKLDELGANVLILPEGVTLQDYYAADMHKETIPEEHVAELALAGLTGVEAITPKLCVPTKLDDRNVILTGILPQSEIQKMNAWSGGGMLFKKHEGCKAKINVADENLDAPDSLAERRALQHLNQSEVLLGSDFAASKGLKEGDQLQLLGETFEVLSVLPSTGTVDDSRVFAHLHTVQRLSGTGPVVNIIEVMGCCEDVANGLVGELQSLLPGTKVVTIANVVETQVSINRMMTNLSYLFLAILVAVGGASMASASFANVIERRREIGTLMALGATPRFVTQLFLAKAALLGLAGGISGYVLGSLIAVFLGPVFASVAVFPVPSLAIVASTVAVLVTLAASYFPARQASRLDPCLCFKEV; from the coding sequence ATGACAATGAGAACAATAATCTGGAAAGAAATGAAAGAGCGTCCTACGGCGCTGATCGCCAGCCTGCTGGCAATCATTTTGAGTGTGACAGCGCTGGTAGCGATCCGCAACGTTACAATTTTCTCAGAACAGGAGGTTGCTGGTAAACTTGACGAACTGGGAGCGAACGTACTGATTCTCCCCGAAGGCGTCACACTGCAGGATTATTATGCTGCAGACATGCACAAGGAAACCATCCCAGAAGAACACGTGGCTGAACTGGCACTGGCGGGACTGACCGGAGTGGAAGCGATTACCCCCAAACTCTGTGTCCCCACCAAACTGGACGACCGCAACGTGATTCTGACGGGCATCCTGCCACAGTCCGAAATACAGAAGATGAATGCCTGGTCGGGAGGCGGCATGCTATTCAAAAAGCATGAAGGTTGTAAAGCTAAGATTAACGTGGCTGATGAAAATCTGGACGCTCCAGACTCCCTGGCAGAACGCAGGGCTCTGCAACACCTGAATCAATCTGAAGTTTTGCTTGGTTCTGATTTTGCCGCCAGTAAGGGACTGAAAGAAGGGGACCAGCTCCAACTTCTGGGGGAAACGTTTGAGGTACTCAGCGTGCTTCCCTCGACGGGGACCGTCGATGACAGTCGGGTGTTCGCCCACCTGCATACTGTGCAACGGCTGTCAGGAACAGGACCGGTTGTGAATATTATTGAAGTTATGGGCTGCTGCGAAGACGTCGCTAACGGATTGGTAGGGGAGTTGCAGTCATTACTGCCCGGTACCAAGGTGGTGACGATCGCCAATGTGGTCGAAACTCAGGTTTCGATTAACCGGATGATGACAAATCTATCGTACCTGTTCCTTGCGATTCTGGTGGCCGTCGGTGGTGCGAGTATGGCGAGTGCAAGCTTTGCGAACGTCATAGAACGTCGTCGCGAAATCGGCACGCTGATGGCTCTGGGGGCCACGCCGAGATTCGTCACGCAGTTGTTCCTGGCAAAAGCGGCTCTGCTGGGCCTGGCCGGGGGGATTAGCGGTTATGTTTTGGGAAGTCTGATAGCAGTCTTTCTGGGACCTGTATTTGCGAGTGTAGCAGTGTTTCCAGTCCCGAGTCTGGCAATCGTTGCCTCTACGGTTGCGGTGCTGGTCACTCTGGCTGCCAGTTATTTTCCGGCGCGCCAGGCTTCCCGCCTCGATCCCTGTCTCTGTTTCAAGGAGGTATAA
- a CDS encoding metal-dependent transcriptional regulator translates to MTSATFFNRQALRFLTGVYNLIPYEGAILTESGRRQTHLTVRRRRLLEFFFCQSLGVTWKTLEKDAFRLEPCASDRLIDYIDDFLNHPEYDPGDAPIPQKDGSICRLQIR, encoded by the coding sequence ATAACCAGCGCTACGTTTTTCAACCGGCAGGCGCTACGTTTTCTGACCGGTGTTTACAACTTAATACCTTATGAAGGGGCAATTCTGACGGAGAGCGGTCGAAGACAGACTCACCTTACGGTCCGTCGGCGTCGACTTCTCGAATTCTTCTTTTGCCAGTCGTTGGGAGTCACCTGGAAAACACTGGAGAAAGACGCCTTCCGACTGGAGCCTTGTGCTTCTGACAGACTGATTGATTATATCGATGACTTTTTGAATCATCCTGAATATGACCCGGGTGATGCTCCCATTCCACAAAAGGATGGATCGATTTGCAGGCTGCAGATTCGCTGA
- a CDS encoding ISAs1 family transposase, translated as MRSFLNHADSCRYGSILYYYATVRKYRVEQYWHQRAVHLLAALDHQTGCVLSQTRVDCKTNEAKAVFDLFKTLVLKGKAIIGDAMCCQRDICEETVDSDGDYFFTVKENQPTLLKEIQLAFAETEGFSPLATTRNGSGRKEASTLCKGHGRVEHRRLITTTMLNEHFDWPGMKRACKIIRTTTHKLPVARRETSTHKNLKQQVKRDEVR; from the coding sequence ATGAGGTCGTTTCTTAACCATGCTGATTCCTGTCGTTATGGCAGTATTTTATACTACTATGCGACAGTGCGCAAATATCGTGTCGAACAGTATTGGCATCAACGCGCAGTGCATCTCCTCGCTGCACTCGATCATCAAACCGGTTGCGTGCTGAGTCAGACGCGTGTTGATTGTAAAACGAATGAAGCGAAGGCTGTCTTTGATCTGTTCAAAACTCTTGTTTTGAAGGGAAAAGCGATCATTGGAGACGCCATGTGTTGCCAGCGAGATATTTGCGAAGAGACCGTTGATTCGGACGGTGATTACTTTTTCACTGTCAAGGAAAATCAGCCAACCTTGCTGAAAGAGATTCAACTCGCCTTCGCTGAAACCGAAGGCTTTTCCCCCCTGGCAACGACGCGAAATGGAAGCGGACGTAAAGAAGCTTCGACGCTTTGTAAGGGACATGGACGTGTTGAACATCGAAGACTAATCACGACGACGATGCTCAACGAGCATTTCGATTGGCCGGGCATGAAGCGGGCTTGCAAGATCATCCGAACGACAACGCATAAGCTACCGGTTGCAAGACGCGAAACGTCGACACACAAAAACCTCAAGCAGCAAGTCAAACGAGACGAAGTAAGATAA
- a CDS encoding transposase, with protein MKITPHPKRGGRRWEGATQDLVVATNLLDVPAEVIALIYQHRWQIELFFRFLKHVLGCRHLFSQDPQGVQIQTYCEMIDCLLISLITGKKPTLRTYEMLCFYFSGLADEEDLINHINRLQSHESR; from the coding sequence GTGAAAATTACTCCTCATCCTAAACGGGGAGGACGGAGGTGGGAAGGTGCTACCCAGGACCTGGTTGTAGCCACCAATCTGCTGGATGTACCAGCAGAAGTCATCGCACTGATTTACCAGCACCGTTGGCAGATCGAATTGTTCTTTCGTTTTTTGAAGCATGTACTCGGCTGTCGTCACTTGTTCAGTCAGGATCCACAGGGGGTTCAGATACAGACTTACTGTGAGATGATTGATTGTTTATTGATTAGTCTGATCACAGGTAAAAAACCGACACTCCGAACATATGAAATGCTGTGTTTTTACTTCAGTGGGCTGGCGGATGAGGAAGATCTGATCAACCATATAAACCGCCTGCAATCCCACGAATCCAGATAA
- a CDS encoding transposase family protein, with the protein MQPADLCDLFSILDQITDHRGRQGQRHTFNAMLAAIICGTLSGIRSMRMIAKWVRQLERSTYHWLGFKRIPPCANTYTDLLKKICPEEFEQAIREWMCTLEGVEIDNDSLCATSIEGNTLCGSLQTHQRNTVQPTVCI; encoded by the coding sequence ATGCAACCCGCCGACTTGTGCGACCTGTTTTCCATTTTGGATCAGATCACCGACCATCGCGGGCGTCAGGGACAACGCCACACTTTTAATGCCATGCTGGCGGCTATTATTTGCGGAACACTTAGTGGAATTCGCAGTATGCGAATGATTGCGAAATGGGTTCGCCAACTTGAGCGAAGTACCTATCATTGGCTCGGCTTCAAACGAATTCCACCGTGTGCGAACACATACACAGATCTCCTCAAAAAGATTTGTCCAGAAGAATTTGAGCAGGCGATTCGCGAATGGATGTGCACTTTAGAAGGCGTCGAAATTGATAATGATTCTCTGTGTGCAACTTCCATTGAAGGCAATACGTTGTGCGGCAGTTTACAGACGCATCAACGCAATACTGTTCAGCCCACCGTTTGCATTTGA
- a CDS encoding response regulator, translating into MLVLTQKISEATKPPSLSVSRTVKSVEGWRVRPAVSPPKEIPVHSQDVSARTKPLSPSNAGINAVRILVADADSSLAKIYTTHLSLLGFEVTMACNGVECLARLRNRIPHLIVLDAGLLWGRATDVLAILDECTDIPDVPVLVTYDHTCEQALPDVRSFRVNDYAAKPLTPNQLAERIRELIAFAGNCDEDLDSVDNCEGQSPKRTTGSAHDERRSN; encoded by the coding sequence ATGTTAGTTCTTACCCAAAAGATCTCTGAGGCAACCAAGCCTCCTTCGCTTAGTGTCTCCCGGACTGTTAAGAGTGTTGAAGGCTGGCGTGTGCGTCCGGCTGTTTCTCCACCGAAGGAAATTCCAGTACATAGCCAAGATGTTTCGGCGCGGACCAAGCCGCTGTCGCCCTCTAATGCTGGGATAAATGCTGTCCGCATCTTGGTGGCGGACGCAGATTCTTCTCTTGCCAAAATCTATACGACTCACCTGTCATTATTGGGTTTTGAAGTGACCATGGCTTGCAATGGAGTTGAATGTCTGGCTCGACTCCGCAATCGAATACCTCATCTAATAGTTCTGGATGCCGGGTTATTGTGGGGCCGAGCGACAGATGTTCTGGCTATATTGGATGAGTGTACCGACATTCCTGACGTGCCAGTTTTGGTGACATACGATCACACCTGTGAGCAGGCATTACCTGATGTGCGTTCTTTCCGCGTGAACGATTACGCGGCGAAACCTCTCACCCCGAACCAACTTGCTGAACGCATTCGCGAACTGATCGCGTTTGCGGGCAATTGCGACGAAGATCTTGACTCAGTTGACAATTGCGAAGGGCAATCACCTAAAAGAACTACGGGGAGTGCTCATGATGAACGTAGATCGAATTGA